From the Paenibacillus sp. FSL H8-0548 genome, one window contains:
- a CDS encoding sigma-70 family RNA polymerase sigma factor, with the protein MKDSDIHHWLTLLLQDDPEAFRVVYEKTADHIYRTVYYLATNKSEVNDIVSEIYISMLHALPKYDHNRPFRAWLNGLIINQVNHWNRKGWQRLRLFTRNKQLQITPNWKKPDEIAIEAEQKNNILQLVNGLSAKLREVIVLRYYQDCSFEEIASTLEIPLGTAKSRHHEAIKKLRNRTVNSQFFKEAFHHVD; encoded by the coding sequence TTGAAGGATTCGGATATCCATCACTGGTTAACTTTACTATTACAAGATGATCCAGAAGCCTTTCGGGTTGTATATGAAAAAACAGCTGATCATATTTATCGGACCGTCTATTACCTAGCCACTAATAAAAGTGAGGTTAACGATATTGTAAGTGAAATCTATATTTCGATGCTGCATGCTCTGCCGAAATACGATCACAATAGACCCTTTCGGGCGTGGTTAAATGGGTTAATTATTAATCAGGTTAATCATTGGAATAGAAAAGGCTGGCAACGACTTCGTTTGTTTACCCGTAATAAGCAGCTGCAGATCACACCTAACTGGAAAAAACCGGACGAGATAGCTATTGAGGCGGAGCAAAAAAATAATATACTTCAGCTCGTAAATGGCTTGTCTGCCAAGCTAAGGGAGGTCATTGTGCTCCGATACTATCAGGATTGCTCCTTTGAAGAAATTGCGAGTACGCTTGAAATACCGTTAGGCACTGCGAAATCAAGACATCATGAGGCGATAAAAAAACTGCGTAACCGTACCGTTAATTCCCAATTTTTCAAGGAGGCGTTTCATCATGTCGATTGA
- a CDS encoding rhodanese-related sulfurtransferase, with translation MNDTNPYRVLLYYKFVAVPDAELFAAEHLAYCKSLNVKGRILIADEGINGTLSGTMEQTEQYIAHMRMNPLFADMVFKIDEAEQHAFKKLFVRYKKELVTLRYDKPLDPNTFSGTRLSPKEFHEYLQKEDVIVLDGRSDYEYDLGHFRNAIRPDLETFKEFPKWLRENMADFKDKPILTYCTGGIRCEKLTGVMMSEGFNDVYQLEGGIVTYGKDEEVQGKLFDGKCYVFDERTSVVINQTDEAVVVGKCYHCEQPADVYINCADDSCHLQHIVCEECHETMHGFCSTECQEHVVSVK, from the coding sequence ATGAACGATACTAATCCATATCGAGTTTTATTGTATTATAAATTTGTAGCTGTACCTGATGCGGAGCTATTTGCTGCCGAGCATCTTGCATATTGCAAGTCATTGAACGTAAAGGGTCGTATCCTGATTGCCGATGAAGGCATTAACGGGACACTCTCAGGCACAATGGAGCAAACGGAACAATATATCGCGCATATGCGCATGAATCCACTTTTCGCGGACATGGTGTTCAAGATTGACGAAGCCGAGCAGCATGCGTTCAAAAAACTATTCGTTCGCTATAAGAAAGAGCTTGTAACCTTGCGTTATGACAAGCCCTTGGACCCTAATACTTTTAGCGGCACCCGTCTTTCACCGAAGGAATTTCATGAATATTTGCAAAAAGAAGATGTGATCGTGCTGGATGGAAGAAGCGATTATGAATACGATTTAGGTCATTTCCGAAATGCCATTAGGCCTGACCTGGAGACGTTCAAGGAGTTTCCGAAATGGCTGCGTGAAAATATGGCAGATTTTAAGGATAAGCCAATTCTTACCTATTGTACAGGCGGAATTCGCTGCGAGAAGCTTACTGGTGTGATGATGAGTGAGGGCTTCAACGATGTATACCAGCTGGAGGGCGGCATTGTAACCTACGGCAAGGACGAGGAAGTACAAGGTAAGCTGTTCGATGGTAAATGTTATGTATTCGATGAGAGAACGTCTGTCGTCATTAATCAGACGGATGAAGCTGTTGTTGTAGGCAAATGTTATCACTGCGAGCAACCAGCTGACGTATACATTAACTGTGCCGATGATTCCTGTCATTTGCAGCATATCGTTTGCGAGGAATGTCACGAAACCATGCATGGCTTCTGCTCTACAGAATGCCAGGAGCATGTAGTTAGCGTTAAATAA
- a CDS encoding glucosaminidase domain-containing protein, translating into MRKKLIQQLFVYLLILSVVITLGMNVEPLNNHSENQPSEVSDSLTLNASSTALTVEPSEAPAIAPAPTYPPLSDLGNSSAPSIEPPPIAPSEIPIRTVEDTAAAESPGHTYEVTAYYLNVRTEPHARSEIIKVVKQGTKLEVAAETSNGWLELQGGGFIHGGYAQKSKKEVTILSLPMVNSLQPMIEIEDSSALPAPPSERIEEIAQVELSEPSSIVESVSGLTEAHIAKIFEGTALSDHNLEQAILEIEEEYGINAYFTIAVMKLESGNGKSQLAKRKNNLFGLNAIDGDQYNKAFSFETKGDSVRKFGQLLSKNYVGKGLTTIEKVAKKYCPANSKWSSLVKNIMKSDYRKL; encoded by the coding sequence ATGCGAAAAAAGTTAATTCAGCAGTTATTCGTCTATTTACTTATTTTATCCGTAGTCATTACCTTAGGAATGAATGTCGAACCTTTAAATAACCATTCGGAAAATCAACCATCAGAAGTATCTGACTCTTTAACCTTAAATGCCTCGAGTACCGCATTAACGGTTGAACCAAGCGAAGCTCCAGCCATTGCTCCGGCTCCTACCTACCCGCCCTTATCCGATTTAGGAAATTCCTCAGCACCTTCCATTGAACCTCCTCCCATAGCGCCCTCTGAAATCCCAATTCGTACAGTAGAAGATACGGCCGCAGCCGAATCTCCTGGACATACATATGAAGTTACAGCATATTATCTAAATGTTCGTACCGAACCACATGCACGCTCCGAAATCATTAAAGTCGTGAAACAAGGCACTAAACTAGAAGTTGCTGCTGAAACGAGTAATGGCTGGCTTGAACTGCAAGGCGGTGGTTTTATCCACGGTGGTTATGCACAAAAATCAAAAAAGGAAGTTACCATTTTATCCTTGCCGATGGTGAATAGTCTTCAACCGATGATTGAAATCGAGGATAGCAGCGCTCTACCAGCGCCGCCATCTGAACGTATAGAAGAGATCGCCCAGGTGGAGCTTTCCGAGCCATCATCGATCGTTGAGTCAGTATCTGGTCTAACCGAAGCGCATATTGCGAAAATATTTGAGGGAACGGCGCTATCTGATCATAATTTGGAACAAGCTATCCTTGAAATCGAAGAGGAGTATGGCATCAATGCGTATTTCACAATTGCAGTCATGAAGCTTGAGAGCGGAAATGGAAAAAGCCAGCTAGCAAAAAGAAAAAACAACCTATTTGGCCTAAACGCTATAGATGGCGATCAATACAATAAAGCGTTCAGCTTTGAAACAAAAGGGGACAGCGTACGGAAATTTGGACAGCTGCTTTCCAAAAACTATGTAGGCAAGGGTTTGACGACGATTGAGAAGGTAGCCAAAAAGTATTGTCCTGCGAATTCTAAATGGTCGAGTTTAGTGAAAAATATTATGAAAAGCGACTATCGGAAGCTCTGA
- a CDS encoding SDR family oxidoreductase produces the protein MKVLFIGGTGLISEAVSRLAIERGIELYLFNRGKRDEFVPSGAKVIHGDIRDRSAAAAALEGFEFDVVVDWIAFTPDHVSVDIELFRGRTKQYIFISSASAYQKPPAHYIITEDATPLENRFWQYSRDKIACEQLLQEEQAETGFPITIVRPSFTYGDTMIPTSLNSWQHPWSIIARMRAGRPIIVHGDGTSLWTMTHNTDFAKGFVGLLGREEAIGQAYHITSDEVLTWNQIYEAIGAAAGVEPKLVHISTDFLVSFDPSLEGGLLGDKSVTSVFDNSKIKGLVSDFEATVSFADGIKRTVDWFESHPERCSEDAEWNEQMDAIISAHAAGLSAKG, from the coding sequence ATGAAGGTATTGTTTATTGGTGGAACTGGCTTAATCAGCGAGGCTGTCTCTAGGTTGGCGATTGAACGTGGGATAGAGCTATATCTCTTTAACAGAGGGAAGCGGGATGAATTTGTTCCAAGTGGAGCAAAGGTAATCCACGGTGATATTCGAGATCGATCAGCTGCTGCAGCTGCGCTAGAAGGCTTCGAATTTGATGTAGTGGTGGACTGGATTGCTTTTACGCCAGATCATGTAAGTGTCGATATCGAGTTATTCCGCGGACGTACGAAGCAATACATATTTATTAGCTCGGCTTCAGCTTATCAGAAACCGCCAGCGCACTATATCATTACAGAAGATGCTACACCGCTTGAAAATCGATTCTGGCAATATTCTCGTGACAAAATCGCTTGTGAGCAGCTGCTGCAAGAAGAACAAGCTGAAACGGGTTTTCCTATAACTATCGTCAGACCTTCCTTTACCTATGGAGATACGATGATCCCGACTTCATTAAACAGCTGGCAGCATCCATGGTCGATCATTGCTCGAATGCGTGCAGGGCGGCCAATAATCGTGCATGGTGATGGTACATCCCTCTGGACGATGACTCATAACACGGACTTTGCCAAAGGTTTTGTCGGCTTGTTGGGCCGAGAGGAAGCGATTGGCCAGGCTTATCATATTACGTCTGATGAGGTTTTGACCTGGAATCAGATTTACGAAGCCATTGGCGCTGCTGCTGGAGTAGAGCCAAAGCTTGTTCATATATCAACTGACTTTCTCGTTTCGTTTGATCCTAGTCTTGAGGGAGGCTTGCTAGGAGATAAATCCGTGACTAGCGTATTCGATAATAGCAAAATCAAAGGTTTAGTATCCGATTTCGAAGCAACGGTTTCCTTTGCTGACGGGATCAAGCGTACAGTCGATTGGTTTGAATCTCATCCCGAGCGGTGCAGTGAGGATGCGGAATGGAATGAACAGATGGATGCTATTATTTCTGCGCATGCAGCCGGTTTAAGTGCAAAAGGCTAA
- a CDS encoding PCYCGC motif-containing (lipo)protein gives MKRYAITTLYSVILSSLLLGACSSPASIEKELNVSTELHEENGSHHEAEHGASGDLQESTASLDILPAFLDNAAPSLLTAYQTAATVTDILAFIPCYCGCGESAGHKSNLNCFIAEIKEDGSVVWDDHSTRCSVCIEIAVTTAAMKSAGIETERIRTIIDETYKEGYAKPTLTELPPAS, from the coding sequence TTGAAACGGTATGCAATTACAACTCTTTATTCAGTCATTCTATCATCCTTGCTGCTCGGTGCGTGCAGCAGCCCGGCAAGCATCGAAAAAGAGCTGAACGTTTCTACTGAACTTCATGAAGAAAACGGATCTCATCATGAGGCAGAGCATGGTGCTTCAGGTGATCTTCAGGAATCCACAGCTTCTCTCGACATTTTACCAGCCTTTTTGGACAATGCCGCTCCGTCCCTGCTCACTGCCTATCAAACCGCAGCGACGGTTACCGATATTTTAGCCTTTATCCCTTGCTATTGCGGCTGCGGTGAAAGCGCAGGACATAAAAGCAATCTTAATTGCTTTATCGCTGAAATCAAGGAGGACGGTTCTGTTGTTTGGGATGATCATAGCACCCGCTGCAGTGTTTGTATTGAAATTGCAGTTACAACAGCAGCGATGAAGTCTGCAGGCATCGAAACCGAGCGTATACGTACAATCATTGATGAAACCTACAAGGAAGGTTATGCCAAGCCTACACTAACCGAGCTGCCTCCCGCTTCCTAA